One stretch of Variovorax sp. 54 DNA includes these proteins:
- a CDS encoding CsbD family protein translates to MNKDTIEGNWKQLKGKVREQWGKLTDDDFDVIAGKRDQLLGRIQERHGISRDEAEKQVKDWESRDGRSPDALWFEKY, encoded by the coding sequence ATGAACAAGGACACCATCGAAGGCAACTGGAAGCAGCTCAAGGGCAAGGTCCGCGAGCAATGGGGCAAGCTGACCGACGACGACTTCGACGTCATCGCCGGCAAGCGCGACCAATTGCTGGGCCGCATCCAGGAACGCCACGGCATCAGCCGCGACGAGGCCGAGAAGCAGGTGAAGGACTGGGAATCGCGCGACGGCCGCTCGCCGGACGCGCTCTGGTTCGAAAAGTACTGA
- the pncB gene encoding nicotinate phosphoribosyltransferase produces MIIHSLLDTDLYKFTMMQVVLHHFPGARVEYRFKCRNPGVNLAQFAGQIRDEIRSLCSLQFRDAELAYLRSMRFIKSDFVDFLGLFRLNEKYINVIPQPSGELEIRIKGPWLHTILFEIPVLAIVNEVYFRNTQKNPDFEEGRRRLDLKISQLQEAGLGDLKIADYGTRRRFSKDWHEEVLRTLTQRLGAVASPPAKSPAGEHLPQLAGTSNVLYAMKLGLIPLGTMAHEYLQACQALGPRLRDSQIFGFESWAREYRGDLGIALSDVYGMSAFLRDFDLYFCKLFDGARHDSGDPFQWGERMLAHYHANRVDPLTKTLIFSDGLTVPRTIELYQQFRGRCLLAFGIGTNLTNDLGYEPLQIVIKMIQCNDQPVAKLSDTPSKNMCEDEKYLAYLRQVFEIEQPPA; encoded by the coding sequence ATGATCATTCACAGCCTGCTCGACACCGACCTCTACAAGTTCACGATGATGCAGGTGGTCCTGCACCACTTTCCGGGGGCGCGGGTCGAGTACCGCTTCAAGTGCCGCAACCCCGGCGTCAACCTCGCGCAGTTCGCGGGCCAGATCCGCGACGAGATCCGCAGCCTGTGCTCGCTGCAGTTCCGCGATGCCGAACTCGCCTACCTGCGCTCGATGCGCTTCATCAAGAGCGACTTCGTCGACTTCCTGGGACTGTTCAGGCTCAACGAGAAGTACATCAACGTCATTCCCCAGCCCTCGGGCGAGCTCGAGATCCGCATCAAGGGCCCGTGGCTGCACACGATCCTGTTCGAGATCCCGGTGCTGGCCATCGTGAACGAGGTCTACTTTCGCAACACGCAGAAGAACCCCGACTTCGAGGAAGGCCGCCGCCGCCTTGACCTCAAGATCAGCCAGCTGCAAGAGGCCGGCCTGGGCGACCTCAAGATTGCCGACTACGGCACGCGCCGCCGCTTCTCCAAAGACTGGCACGAAGAAGTGCTGCGCACGTTGACGCAACGGCTCGGCGCTGTGGCCTCGCCGCCGGCCAAGTCGCCCGCCGGCGAACACCTGCCGCAGCTGGCGGGCACCAGCAACGTGCTGTACGCCATGAAGCTCGGGCTCATTCCACTGGGCACCATGGCGCACGAATACCTGCAGGCCTGCCAGGCGCTGGGCCCGCGGCTGCGCGACAGCCAGATCTTCGGCTTCGAGAGCTGGGCCCGTGAATACCGCGGCGACCTGGGCATTGCGCTGTCCGACGTGTACGGCATGAGCGCCTTCCTGCGCGATTTCGACCTGTACTTCTGCAAGCTCTTCGACGGCGCTCGCCACGACAGCGGCGACCCGTTCCAGTGGGGCGAGCGCATGCTGGCGCACTACCACGCGAACCGGGTCGATCCGCTCACCAAGACGCTGATCTTCAGCGACGGCCTCACGGTGCCGCGCACCATCGAGCTGTACCAGCAGTTCCGCGGCCGTTGCCTGCTGGCCTTCGGCATCGGCACCAACCTCACCAACGACCTGGGCTACGAGCCGCTGCAGATCGTCATCAAGATGATCCAGTGCAACGACCAGCCGGTGGCCAAGCTGTCGGACACGCCGTCCAAGAACATGTGCGAGGACGAGAAATACCTGGCCTACCTGCGCCAGGTCTTCGAGATCGAACAACCCCCCGCGTGA
- a CDS encoding DNA recombination protein RmuC: MTELILLALAALAVVQLVLVIWLLARRQPAPDHSEMLGVLAAMGRANERTERELRREIGENSRGARQETAQAFATFQQSLTQQGAEATRTQNAQLDAFALQLASLQKTLADTLNTQLQGLSESNARRLAEVRTTMETQLAQLQQSNAAKLDEMRKTVDEKLQSTLEARLGESFKQVADRLEQVHKGLGEMQTLAVGVGSLQRVLSNVKTRGVFGEVQLEALLEQVLTPEQYARQIETKPRSGQRVDFAIRFPGRGDDGAPVWLPIDAKFPRDDYERLIDAHERADAAGAEAAAKALEARIRTEAKSIAENYLAAPHTTDFAILFLPVESLYAEVLRRPGLMDAIQRQHRVTLAGPTTLLAMLNSLHMGFRTLALERQASEVWKVLGAVKTEFERYGEWVARIKEQVAKASDTIDKADTRAKQMRLALRKVEALPEGQSEALLPPIAGTDLDSEGDDTP; the protein is encoded by the coding sequence CTGACGGAATTGATTCTTCTCGCACTGGCCGCACTCGCCGTGGTGCAGCTGGTGCTGGTCATCTGGCTGCTGGCCCGCCGGCAACCCGCACCTGATCACAGCGAGATGCTGGGCGTGCTTGCCGCGATGGGCCGCGCCAACGAGCGCACCGAGCGCGAACTGCGCCGCGAGATCGGCGAGAACTCGCGCGGTGCGCGCCAGGAAACCGCGCAGGCCTTCGCCACCTTCCAGCAGTCGTTGACGCAGCAGGGCGCCGAGGCCACGCGCACGCAGAACGCGCAGCTCGACGCCTTCGCGCTGCAGCTCGCCTCGCTGCAAAAAACCCTGGCCGACACGCTGAACACCCAGCTGCAGGGCCTGAGCGAATCGAATGCGCGCCGCCTCGCCGAGGTGCGCACGACCATGGAAACCCAGCTCGCCCAGCTGCAGCAGAGCAACGCCGCCAAGCTCGACGAGATGCGCAAGACCGTCGACGAGAAGCTGCAGAGCACGCTCGAAGCGCGCCTGGGCGAGAGCTTCAAGCAGGTGGCCGACCGGCTCGAGCAGGTGCACAAGGGTCTGGGCGAAATGCAGACGCTGGCCGTGGGCGTCGGCAGCCTGCAGCGCGTGCTGTCTAACGTGAAGACGCGCGGCGTGTTCGGCGAAGTGCAGCTGGAGGCGCTGCTCGAGCAGGTGCTCACGCCCGAGCAGTACGCGCGCCAGATCGAGACCAAGCCGCGCAGCGGCCAGCGCGTCGACTTCGCGATCCGCTTTCCGGGGCGCGGCGATGACGGCGCGCCGGTGTGGCTGCCGATCGATGCCAAGTTTCCGCGCGACGACTACGAACGCCTCATCGACGCCCACGAGCGCGCCGATGCCGCCGGTGCCGAGGCCGCGGCCAAGGCACTTGAAGCCCGCATCCGCACCGAGGCCAAGTCGATCGCCGAGAACTACCTCGCGGCGCCGCACACCACCGACTTCGCGATCCTGTTCCTGCCGGTCGAAAGCCTCTACGCCGAGGTTCTGCGCCGCCCCGGCCTGATGGACGCGATCCAGCGCCAGCACCGCGTGACGCTGGCCGGTCCGACCACCTTGCTCGCGATGCTCAACAGCCTGCACATGGGCTTTCGCACGCTGGCGCTGGAGCGCCAGGCCTCCGAGGTCTGGAAGGTGCTCGGTGCGGTCAAGACCGAATTCGAGCGCTATGGCGAATGGGTGGCGCGCATCAAGGAACAAGTGGCCAAGGCCTCCGACACCATCGACAAGGCCGACACGCGCGCCAAGCAGATGCGGCTAGCGCTGCGCAAGGTCGAGGCCTTGCCCGAGGGGCAGTCCGAGGCGCTGCTGCCGCCCATTGCCGGCACTGATCTCGACAGCGAGGGCGACGACACCCCGTGA
- a CDS encoding sodium:proton antiporter → MKKSLRLAAAALLPLMFPALASAAEFNGATLSPLWGVPFAGILLSIALMPLLVPSFWHHHYGKVSAAWSLAFLLPFAVIYGAPLAGAQTVHALVEEYIPFIILLTALFTVAGGIHIRGNLHGAPGLNTAILAIGAVLASFMGTTGASMLLIRPLIRANDNRANRAHVVVFFIFIVSNAGGSLTPLGDPPLFLGFLKGVDFFWTAQHILPDTLFILAVLLVLFYLIDRHYYRKEGVLPVDPTPDTKRIGFDGAINFVLLGGVIALVLISGFWKSPVTFDIYGSKMGLPGLVRDVGLIAITLLSLKITAAKVHADNQFEWGPMAEVAKLFAGIFLTIIPVIAMLKAGTQGPFGAIVAAVTRADGQPDPAMYFWATGILSSFLDNAPTYLVFFNTAGGDPVALMTTYATTLAAISAGAVFMGANTYIGNAPNLMVKAIAESRGVRMPSFFGYMVWSGAILVPLFVLTTFIFFR, encoded by the coding sequence ATGAAAAAATCCCTCCGACTGGCCGCGGCCGCACTGCTGCCGCTGATGTTCCCCGCCCTCGCGTCGGCCGCCGAATTCAACGGCGCCACGCTGTCGCCGCTGTGGGGCGTGCCCTTCGCAGGCATCCTGCTGTCGATCGCGCTCATGCCGTTGCTGGTGCCGTCGTTCTGGCACCACCACTACGGCAAAGTGTCGGCCGCCTGGTCGCTGGCCTTCCTGCTGCCCTTCGCCGTGATCTACGGCGCGCCGTTGGCCGGGGCGCAGACGGTGCATGCGCTGGTCGAGGAATACATCCCCTTCATCATCCTGCTCACCGCGCTGTTCACGGTGGCGGGGGGCATCCACATCCGGGGCAACCTGCACGGCGCGCCCGGGCTCAACACGGCCATCCTGGCCATCGGTGCGGTGCTCGCGAGCTTCATGGGGACCACGGGCGCCTCGATGCTGCTGATCCGCCCGCTGATCCGCGCCAACGACAACCGGGCGAACCGGGCGCACGTGGTCGTGTTCTTCATCTTCATCGTCTCGAACGCGGGCGGCTCGCTCACGCCGCTGGGCGATCCGCCGCTGTTCCTGGGCTTCCTGAAGGGCGTCGACTTCTTCTGGACCGCGCAGCACATCCTGCCCGACACGCTGTTCATCCTGGCCGTGCTGCTCGTGCTGTTCTACCTGATCGACCGCCATTACTACCGCAAGGAAGGCGTGCTGCCGGTCGACCCGACGCCCGACACCAAGCGCATCGGCTTCGACGGCGCCATCAACTTCGTGCTGCTGGGCGGCGTGATCGCGCTGGTGCTGATCAGCGGCTTCTGGAAGTCGCCGGTCACCTTCGACATCTACGGCTCCAAGATGGGCCTGCCGGGCCTGGTACGCGACGTGGGCCTCATTGCCATCACGCTGCTGTCGCTGAAGATCACCGCCGCCAAGGTGCACGCCGACAACCAGTTCGAATGGGGCCCGATGGCCGAGGTGGCCAAGCTCTTCGCCGGCATCTTCCTGACGATCATTCCGGTGATCGCCATGCTCAAGGCCGGCACGCAGGGCCCGTTCGGCGCCATCGTCGCAGCCGTGACGCGCGCCGACGGCCAGCCTGACCCGGCCATGTACTTCTGGGCCACCGGCATCCTGAGCTCGTTCCTGGACAACGCACCCACCTACCTCGTGTTCTTCAACACGGCGGGCGGGGACCCGGTGGCGCTCATGACCACCTACGCCACCACGCTGGCCGCCATCTCGGCCGGCGCCGTGTTCATGGGCGCCAACACCTACATCGGCAACGCGCCGAACCTGATGGTCAAGGCCATCGCCGAAAGCCGCGGCGTGCGCATGCCCAGCTTCTTCGGCTACATGGTGTGGTCGGGCGCGATCCTGGTCCCGCTGTTCGTGCTGACCACCTTCATCTTCTTCCGCTGA
- a CDS encoding 2-hydroxyacid dehydrogenase: MSSSKPKILVARAVFPETLARLAQHFEVESNQADETWSKDQLIAKLQGKQGAFTTGSERIDAAVLDACPELKICANMAVGYNNFDVDAMAARGVLGTNAPDVLTETTADFGFALLMATARRITESEHFLRAGKWEKWSYDMFAGSDIHGATLGIIGMGRIGQGIAKRGAHGFGMNVIYHNRSRLDAALEAECKASYVGKEELLKTADHVVLVVPYSPASHHTIGAAEIALMKPTATLINIARGGIVDDAALAVALREKRIAAAGLDVFEGEPKVHPDLLTVPNVVLTPHIASATVPTRRAMADLAADNLIAWGSGKGALTPVTPVPSATK, encoded by the coding sequence ATGAGCAGCAGCAAGCCCAAGATCCTGGTCGCGCGCGCGGTGTTCCCCGAGACCCTGGCGCGCCTCGCGCAGCATTTCGAGGTCGAGTCGAACCAGGCTGACGAGACCTGGAGCAAGGACCAACTGATCGCAAAGCTGCAAGGCAAGCAGGGCGCCTTCACCACCGGCAGCGAACGCATCGATGCCGCGGTGCTCGATGCCTGCCCGGAACTGAAGATCTGCGCCAACATGGCCGTGGGCTACAACAACTTCGACGTCGACGCCATGGCCGCGCGCGGCGTGCTGGGCACCAACGCGCCCGACGTGCTGACCGAGACCACGGCCGACTTCGGCTTCGCGCTGCTCATGGCCACCGCGCGCCGCATCACCGAGAGCGAACACTTCCTGCGCGCCGGCAAGTGGGAAAAGTGGAGCTACGACATGTTCGCCGGCTCCGACATCCACGGCGCCACGCTCGGCATCATCGGCATGGGCCGCATCGGGCAGGGCATTGCCAAGCGCGGCGCGCACGGCTTCGGCATGAACGTGATCTATCACAACCGTTCGCGCCTCGACGCCGCGCTCGAGGCCGAATGCAAGGCCAGCTACGTCGGCAAGGAAGAGCTGCTCAAGACCGCCGACCACGTCGTGCTGGTCGTGCCGTACTCGCCGGCCTCGCACCACACCATCGGCGCGGCCGAGATCGCGCTCATGAAGCCGACCGCCACGCTGATCAACATCGCGCGCGGCGGCATCGTCGACGACGCCGCGCTGGCCGTGGCGCTGCGCGAGAAGCGCATCGCCGCCGCCGGCCTCGACGTGTTCGAGGGCGAGCCGAAGGTCCACCCCGATCTGCTGACCGTGCCGAACGTGGTGCTCACGCCGCACATCGCCAGCGCCACCGTGCCCACGCGCCGCGCCATGGCCGACCTGGCGGCCGACAACCTCATCGCCTGGGGCAGCGGCAAGGGCGCGCTGACGCCGGTCACGCCGGTGCCATCGGCCACGAAGTAG
- a CDS encoding YihY/virulence factor BrkB family protein yields MKTPLPLQHAAPLLRHPLRFVWGALKDFRANQGLLLAGAVAYYALLSIVPLLIVSVMALSHVIDQGELLRTIGRYLEWLLPGQSKAIVAELSSFLDHRSVLGPVLLVTMIFFSSLAFSVLESAMAVIFHHRKDDHKRHFLVSVAMPYLYILSLCAGLLLVTLVSGALQLVGQESVDLLGRSWSLSGISGLLLYLLGLGGEIFMLTSLYLVMPAGRMSLRHALLGGVTAALLWEATRRVLIWYFSTLSQVNIVYGSLTTAIVVLLSLEIAAMLVLLGAQVIANYERLDRTGSTALPASEISEGPIESLRPDESPRR; encoded by the coding sequence ATGAAGACGCCCCTGCCTTTGCAACACGCCGCGCCGCTGCTGCGCCACCCGCTGCGCTTCGTCTGGGGCGCGCTCAAGGACTTCCGTGCCAACCAGGGGTTGCTGCTGGCGGGGGCGGTCGCCTATTACGCGCTGCTGTCCATCGTGCCGCTGCTGATCGTGAGCGTGATGGCGCTGTCGCACGTGATCGACCAGGGCGAGCTGCTGCGCACCATCGGGCGCTACCTCGAATGGCTGCTGCCGGGGCAGTCGAAAGCGATCGTGGCCGAGCTGTCGAGCTTCCTGGACCACCGCTCGGTGCTCGGGCCGGTGCTGCTGGTGACGATGATTTTCTTCAGCTCGCTGGCGTTCAGCGTGCTCGAAAGCGCGATGGCGGTGATCTTTCACCACCGCAAGGACGATCACAAACGGCACTTCCTGGTGTCGGTGGCGATGCCGTACCTCTACATCCTGAGCCTGTGCGCGGGGCTGTTGCTGGTCACGCTGGTGTCGGGGGCGCTGCAACTGGTGGGGCAGGAAAGCGTCGACCTGCTGGGGCGCAGCTGGTCGCTGTCGGGCATTTCGGGCCTGCTGCTGTACCTGCTGGGGCTGGGCGGCGAGATCTTCATGCTGACCTCGCTCTACCTCGTGATGCCGGCGGGGCGCATGTCGCTGCGGCATGCGCTGCTGGGCGGCGTGACCGCCGCGCTGCTGTGGGAGGCCACGCGGCGCGTGCTGATCTGGTATTTCTCGACGCTGTCGCAGGTGAACATCGTCTACGGCTCGCTCACCACGGCGATCGTGGTGCTGCTGAGCCTGGAAATCGCCGCCATGCTGGTGCTGCTTGGCGCCCAGGTGATCGCGAACTACGAGCGCCTGGACCGCACCGGCAGCACGGCGCTGCCGGCGTCCGAGATCAGCGAGGGGCCAATCGAATCGCTCCGTCCAGACGAATCACCTCGCCGTTGA
- a CDS encoding acyl-CoA thioesterase, which produces MSAPNPTPTPKPTPHTRSAYRAFRSIPTRWADNDMYGHVNNVVYYSWFDTAVNALLIERGALDIHGGPTIGFVVETQCNYFAPLAFPQTVEAGIRVAQAGRSSVRYEIALFAEGSDTAAAQGHFVHVYVDRATQRPVPLPEALQQVVDSLRA; this is translated from the coding sequence ATGAGCGCCCCGAACCCGACACCCACCCCCAAGCCCACGCCCCACACCCGCAGCGCCTATCGGGCGTTTCGCAGCATCCCGACGCGCTGGGCCGACAACGACATGTACGGCCACGTCAACAACGTCGTCTACTACAGCTGGTTCGACACCGCGGTGAATGCGCTGCTCATCGAGCGCGGCGCGCTCGACATCCACGGCGGCCCCACCATCGGCTTCGTGGTCGAGACGCAGTGCAACTACTTCGCGCCGCTGGCCTTCCCGCAGACGGTGGAAGCAGGCATCCGCGTGGCGCAGGCGGGCCGATCGAGCGTGCGCTACGAGATCGCGCTCTTCGCCGAGGGCTCCGACACCGCGGCTGCGCAGGGGCACTTCGTGCATGTGTACGTCGATCGCGCGACGCAGCGGCCGGTGCCGTTGCCCGAGGCGCTGCAGCAAGTGGTCGATTCGCTGCGCGCCTGA
- a CDS encoding histone deacetylase family protein, translating into MRAFYSGQFVLPLPPGHRFPMSRYAMLRDRLQEQLPAVEMDPAPRATDDELALAHTPEWIAAVSEGRVSPQAMREIGFPWSEAMVERSRRSTGATIAACRAAFAGGVSANMAGGTHHAYADKGSGFCVFNDAAVAARLMQVEQARAGRLLKVAMIDLDVHQGNGTARIFQGDPSVFTLSVHGQKNFPFRKEASDLDVELPDGCGDTDYLAALEHALDELDRRFSPGLVIYLAGADPFERDRLGRLKLSFDGLEARDRRVFDWTWQRRIPTAFAMAGGYASDIAETVQVQLGTFRVALDYWRRWQNAAR; encoded by the coding sequence ATGCGTGCTTTCTATTCCGGGCAGTTCGTCCTGCCCCTGCCGCCGGGCCACCGCTTTCCCATGTCGCGCTACGCGATGCTGCGCGACCGCCTGCAGGAACAGCTGCCGGCCGTCGAGATGGACCCGGCCCCGCGCGCCACCGACGACGAGCTCGCGCTGGCCCACACGCCCGAATGGATCGCCGCCGTCAGCGAAGGCCGTGTGAGCCCGCAGGCCATGCGCGAGATCGGCTTTCCCTGGAGCGAGGCGATGGTCGAGCGCTCGCGCCGTTCCACCGGCGCCACCATCGCCGCCTGCCGCGCGGCCTTCGCGGGCGGCGTGTCGGCCAACATGGCGGGCGGCACGCACCACGCCTACGCCGACAAGGGCAGCGGCTTCTGCGTCTTCAACGACGCGGCGGTGGCCGCGCGGCTCATGCAGGTCGAACAGGCCCGCGCCGGCCGGCTGCTCAAGGTGGCGATGATCGATCTCGACGTGCACCAGGGCAACGGCACCGCCCGCATCTTCCAGGGCGACCCCAGCGTGTTCACGCTGTCGGTGCACGGTCAGAAGAATTTCCCGTTCCGCAAGGAGGCGAGCGACCTCGACGTGGAACTGCCTGACGGCTGCGGCGACACCGACTACCTCGCGGCGCTGGAGCACGCGCTCGACGAGCTCGACCGCCGCTTCTCGCCCGGCCTCGTGATCTACCTGGCCGGCGCCGACCCCTTCGAGCGCGACCGGCTGGGCCGTCTCAAGCTGAGCTTCGACGGCCTGGAGGCGCGCGACCGCCGCGTGTTCGACTGGACCTGGCAGCGCCGCATCCCGACGGCCTTCGCGATGGCCGGCGGCTACGCCAGCGACATCGCCGAGACGGTGCAGGTGCAGCTGGGCACCTTCCGGGTGGCGCTGGACTACTGGCGCCGCTGGCAAAATGCCGCGCGATGA
- a CDS encoding phasin family protein → MALTADQILAAQKANLETLFGLTSKAFEGVEKLVELNVTASKAALTEAQSTVQAALSVKDAQELLTLQASLFQPLAEKTAAYSRHLYDIAQGTNAEFSKAFEAKAAEAQQAFVGLVDSASKNAPAGSETAVAVLKSAVAAANNAFESVQKAVKQASDVAEANFNAVSTQAVAAAKTATASRKR, encoded by the coding sequence ATGGCCCTGACCGCTGACCAAATCCTCGCCGCTCAAAAAGCAAACCTCGAAACCCTGTTCGGCCTGACCTCCAAGGCTTTCGAAGGCGTTGAAAAGCTGGTCGAACTGAACGTGACCGCTTCCAAGGCCGCGCTGACCGAAGCCCAGAGCACCGTCCAGGCCGCCCTGAGCGTCAAGGACGCCCAAGAGCTGCTGACGCTGCAAGCCAGCCTGTTCCAGCCCCTGGCTGAAAAGACCGCTGCCTACAGCCGTCACCTGTACGACATCGCCCAAGGCACGAACGCCGAATTCTCGAAGGCTTTCGAAGCCAAGGCCGCTGAAGCCCAGCAAGCCTTCGTCGGTCTGGTCGACAGCGCATCCAAGAACGCCCCCGCCGGTTCGGAAACCGCCGTTGCCGTGCTGAAGAGCGCCGTGGCTGCCGCCAACAACGCTTTCGAATCGGTCCAGAAGGCCGTCAAGCAAGCGTCGGACGTCGCCGAAGCCAACTTCAACGCCGTGTCGACCCAAGCCGTCGCCGCTGCCAAGACGGCCACCGCTTCGCGCAAGCGCTAA
- a CDS encoding 3-hydroxyacyl-CoA dehydrogenase: MQIDGKVFIVTGGASGLGEGTARMLAANGAKVVIADMQADKGEAVAREIGGVFVKCDVSQEADGQAVVAAAAKLGKLMGLVNCAGIAPAEKTVGKNGPHALAVFSKTVTVNLIGSFNMIRLAADAMGKNEPEATGERGVLISTASVAAYDGQIGQAAYSASKGGVVGMTLPIARDLARSGIRNMTIAPGIFGTPMLFGMPQEVQDALAASVPFPSRLGTPDDYAKLAKHIIENDMLNGEVIRLDGAIRLAPR, from the coding sequence ATGCAAATCGACGGCAAGGTTTTTATCGTGACCGGTGGCGCTTCGGGCCTCGGCGAAGGCACGGCGCGCATGCTGGCCGCCAACGGCGCCAAGGTGGTCATCGCCGACATGCAGGCTGACAAGGGCGAAGCCGTCGCCCGCGAGATCGGTGGCGTGTTCGTCAAGTGCGACGTGAGCCAGGAAGCCGACGGCCAGGCCGTGGTGGCCGCCGCTGCCAAGCTCGGCAAGCTGATGGGCCTCGTCAACTGCGCCGGCATCGCACCGGCCGAGAAGACTGTGGGCAAGAACGGCCCGCACGCGCTGGCCGTGTTCAGCAAGACCGTCACGGTCAACCTGATCGGCAGCTTCAACATGATCCGCCTCGCGGCCGACGCCATGGGCAAGAACGAGCCCGAAGCCACCGGCGAACGCGGCGTGCTGATTTCGACCGCCTCGGTCGCAGCCTACGACGGCCAGATCGGCCAGGCCGCCTACAGCGCCTCGAAGGGCGGCGTGGTCGGCATGACCCTGCCGATCGCCCGCGACCTCGCGCGCAGCGGCATCCGCAACATGACCATCGCCCCCGGCATCTTCGGCACGCCCATGCTGTTCGGCATGCCGCAAGAGGTGCAGGACGCGCTGGCCGCCAGCGTGCCCTTCCCGTCGCGCCTGGGCACGCCCGACGATTACGCCAAGCTGGCCAAGCACATCATCGAGAACGACATGCTCAACGGCGAGGTGATTCGTCTGGACGGAGCGATTCGATTGGCCCCTCGCTGA